The nucleotide window GTCATCACCCTGAACCGGCCCGAAGTCAAGAATTGCTGCAACAACGCGATGGCGATCGCACTGCAGGACATCATGGACGAAATTGACGAGGACAAGAACTGCTTCGTTGCCGTCATCCATGGCGCCGGCGGCAATTTCTCTACCGGCGCCGACCTGAAGGAAGCGGCCAGCGGCGTCAAGCGCACCAGACTGCGCCGCGGGGGCTTCGGCTGCTTCGTGCATCCGCTGCGCAAGCCGCTGATCGCCGCCGTCGAGGGCTATGCGGTGGGTGGCGGCTTCGAGCTGTGCCTGACCTGCGACATGGTGGTGGCCGCCGCCAACGCCAAGTTCGGCCTGCCCGAGGTCCGGCACAACCTGGTCGCGGTCGGCGGCGGGCTGTTCCGCCTGCCCAAGAAGATTCCCTACAACATCGCGTTCGAGATGGCCCTGACCGGCAAGATCTACGACGCCGATTTCCTGCGGCCCTATGGCATCCTGAACCGGGTGGTCGAGCCGGGCGCGACCCTGGAAAACGCCATGGAGCTGGCCCGCTCGCTGCTGGTGAACGGCCCGACGGCGCTGGCCGCGTCCAAGCGCATCATGTCCAAGGCCTTCGAATGGCAGGAACTGGAAGCCTGGGACAACCAGATGCCGATTGCGCAGGTCGCGCTCAACTCAAAGGACCGGGTGGAAGGGCTCAAGGCCTTCGCCGCCAAGCGCGCGCCGGTCTGGTCGGGCGAATAGCGCCCGGAACAAAGAGGAGACAACGATGCAAAGACGAAGCTTTCTGCTGGGCTCCGCAGCGGTGGCCACGGCATGGGCAGCGCATACGCCACTGCTTGCGCAGGACAAGACCCCGATCAGCATCATCATGCCGCTGGGCGGCGGCACAGGCGCCGACACCAGCACGCGTATCCTTGCTGACGTCCTGTCCCGTGAACTGCAGCGCACGGTGATCGTCGAGAACAAGCCAGGCGCCGACACCATGATCGCCACGCAATACGTGCTGAACGGACCGGCCGACGGAACGCGCGTACTGATGCTTTCGCCCAGCAAC belongs to Cupriavidus taiwanensis and includes:
- a CDS encoding crotonase/enoyl-CoA hydratase family protein, which encodes MTTEQAAMLEKKDGVAVITLNRPEVKNCCNNAMAIALQDIMDEIDEDKNCFVAVIHGAGGNFSTGADLKEAASGVKRTRLRRGGFGCFVHPLRKPLIAAVEGYAVGGGFELCLTCDMVVAAANAKFGLPEVRHNLVAVGGGLFRLPKKIPYNIAFEMALTGKIYDADFLRPYGILNRVVEPGATLENAMELARSLLVNGPTALAASKRIMSKAFEWQELEAWDNQMPIAQVALNSKDRVEGLKAFAAKRAPVWSGE